Proteins encoded in a region of the Anguilla anguilla isolate fAngAng1 chromosome 10, fAngAng1.pri, whole genome shotgun sequence genome:
- the LOC118237347 gene encoding uncharacterized protein LOC118237347: MYPKSFFVHFVLEMETVTLGLQVILTSSPLSSALSVSESPSPSSGTSPHSSPSQLSAIALLSSQAGNSDPGNRPSTTEILKTWPETFQVPWEQMPQEICSAIVDGTRRKPVERRQMVRVLVDEIRRYEAKPTCSQCLTVIRNIIRQYPKSLADMTADGSLLGGGYTSLLIQVKNRIENVNRDRSCARPRASRSSSTYKRRPTDTYGCTRFQPELPPEEANETVEQNRQRLAEIYRQEGAGGAERVAEHGVRRFIGISPERGTKAIRGKVVSKKTGVIVQKKSASQYTRLHTTEEPH; this comes from the exons ATGTACCCTAAATCtttctttgttcattttgttttagagATGGAGACAGTTACATTGGGTCTGCAAGTTATTCTAACCTCTTCACCACTGAGTAGTGCTTTGTCAGTCTCTGAGtctccatcaccatcatcagGCACTTCCCCTCATTCTAGCCCATCACAGCTGTCGGCCATTGCATTATTGTCAAGCCAGGCAGGAAACAGCGATCCAGGCAACAGACCTTCCAcaactgaaatactgaaaacatgGCCAGAAACATTCCAGGTCCCTTGGGAACAAATGCCACAGGAAATATGTTCTGCAATTGTAGACGGCACGAGACGTAAACCAGTGGAGCGACGCCAGATGGTACGAGTACTCGTAGATGAAATAAGGAGGTATGAGGCTAAACCCACTTGCTCACAGTGCCTCACTGTGATTCGAAATATCATCAGGCAGTACCCAAAGAGTTTGGCTGATATGACAGCAGACGGGTCACTTTTGGGTGGAGGTTATACATCGCTTTTGATTCAAGTGAAAAACCGCATTGAGAATGTGAACCGTGACAGAAGCTGTGCACGCCCCCGAGCCTCTAGATCCAGTTCTACATACAAGAGGAGGCCAACCGACACTTATGGATGTACAAGATTTCAGCCAGAGCTCCCTCCAGAAGAAGCTAATGAGACTGTGGAGCAGAACCGCCAAAGACTGGCGGAGATTTACAGACAGGAgggtgcaggtggagctgaAAGAGTAGCAGAACATGGGGTCag GCGCTTCATTGGTATCAGTCCAGAGAGAGGAACAAAGGCCATCCGGGGCAAGGTAGTCTCCAAGAAAACAGGTGTGATTGTCCAGAAGAAGTCTGCCAGTCAATACACACGTCTCCACACTACTGAAGAACCTCATTGA